CAGCCACAGCGGCGCGTCCAGGTGGAACGGATGGGCGGTGAACCGACTGATCACCCATTCGAAGGCTCGCGCCGGGACGGTGTCGAAGCAGAAGCGCAGCGCCTGATTCAAAAAGCTGGTTCGCGCGTTGAAGATCCAGGTCCACAACAGACACGACGCGACCACCGGCATGGTCACCGGCAAATACAAACCAGTGCGGTAAACGCCCATCGCCCGCACGCCCGAGTTCAGCAGCAAGGCCATGGCCAGCCCGGCCGCCATCAAGATCGGGACGCGCAGGATCATGAACGCAGTGTTGAGCAGGCTCTTGTAGAACACCGGATCGGCAAAGACATCGTGATAATTGGCCAGGCCCACGTAGCGCGCTTCGGTCAGCACGTCGTAACGGGTAAAGCTGAGAACGATGCTGAAAATGATCGGGCCGCCGGTCAGCACGACGAAGCCGATGAGCCACGGGCTGGCGAAGAACAGGGCCGCCCCGGTCTCGCGCATGCGGTAGCCGTGCGAACGACGGCGGCGGTGCGAGAAGATCACCACCGCCACCAGCAACCCGACCACCACCATCGCATAGGTTCCGAGGTAGGGCCGCCAATCGACCACGTGCGGGGGCGGCGGCCGCGACAGCTGGTCCAGTTGCCGTTGCACCGGCTCCTGCATGATTTGCAGGGCCAGCTTCGTCTCGTCGGCGCCGGTGGCGCGCGCTTGCGCGGCGTATTTGTGGCCCACCGCCGCTTCGTACGCGCGCACCTGTTGCCGCCACAACAATTGCCCGACAGGCGTCACCGGACGGATAAACGGATTCTCTAACAACGACTGGGTGGTGCGGTAGGCGGCTTGAAACGCCTTCGGGATGGCTGGATTGTCGAAGATGTTCTCGCGGAAGAGCTTGTCGGTGTACGTCCGGTTGGCGTCGACGTTGGGCAGATACAGGCGGCCTTCGTTCTGTTTGCGCTCGCGCTTGCTTTGCTCCAGGCGGTCAACGACGTTCCAGGTCCGCAGGTAACGAATCAATTCGAAGGCGCCCTTTTTGTGGCGCGAGGTCGAGGGAATCACCAGCGCCCAGCCGCTGGCCCAGGTCACCGGACCGCGTCCCTTGGCGGCCTCATCGGCGGGCAACGGCGCCGGCGTGACGGCGACGTTCATGTCCGGCTTCCAATCGCCCAGCGTCTCCAGATACCAGTTACCGTCGATCTTCATGGCCACCTGGCCGCGAATGAACGGATCCAGCGGGCCGGCCTGAAAACTTTGTTGAAAGGCGTTGGCCTGTTCGACGCCACCCAGATCGTCATAGATGTCGGTCATGAAGCGCAGGGCCCGCACCACCGGCGGCGAATCCATGGTGGCGTGCAGGCCGTCGGCGCTGAGCAAGTGTCCGCCGGCTTCAAAGGCGAACATGTAAAGGTAACTGTCGCCAAAGGCGGGCGCGAATCCCAGGCGCAAGAGGCCACTGTCGGGTTTGCCGGGCAGGCGGTAACGGCTGAGGCGTCTGCCATAGGCGCGCAGCTCCTCCCAGCTGGCGGGCAGGCGCGGCTCGCCGTGGGCGTCGACCAACCCTTCCTGGTGCAGGAGATCCAGGTTGGTGAACATCATGCGGGCGTCGGCGATGGTGGGGATGCCGTAAAGGCGCGGTGGCGCGGTCGACCCGGGCGGGCGAAAGCTGGCCTCGGCGACGGCCCAGGGGTAATAGTCGCCGAGCTCGATCCGGTTAGGGTCGGCCGCGGCCTGTCCCTCGATGAACGGGGTCAGATCCTGCAGCGCGCTTTTGGCCGCCCATTCACCGACGGCGAAGCGATCGAAGAACACCACGTCGGGCGGAACGCCGCCGGCGATCCCCAGCAGCAGACGTTGCGCGTCGCCGGTTTCGTCCTGGGCCGCGCTGGTGGTGACCGTGACCTTGTATTCGGGATGCAGCTGTTCAAAGCGATGAGCGGCGCCGTAAATGTCGTCGCCCGCCATCCAGCCGGCGTAAAACACCAGCGGCTCGCGCCCGTCGCTGGACGGTCGGTCCGCGCGCAGCCCGAAATAAAGCGCGCCCCCGGCCAGTGCCAGCGCAAGTGCCAACCCCGCCCGCGAGACAAATCCGGTGCTCAAGCTGCGCGCCCGCCGCTTAGTCCGAGCACTGGGCCGCCCGGGTCAGGGACATGAACGCCGTCGGTGGCTGCCAGGCGCCCGCCATGTAATAGTCATAATTGCGCTCGATCCCGGTGCCTTCGCCCAGATCGTTCCAGGTGGCGATCACCACCATCTGCGCGTCCGCCGACGAGGCCAGGCGAGCAGACAGCAGCGACGTCCCTTTCAAGACGCGGTCGGCGGCGGTGGCCACCACTCCGGGCTTGTCGCGGCCCACCGGATCCCACTTCACCATGTAATGATCCAGAATGAATCCATTCAATGTCGAACGGCTGGCGCCATTTTTCAGAGTGTCCCAGGTGAATTGCGCGTCGGCGACGTTCTTCATGTTGGGGTCGGCAAAGAACGCGTTGTCGACCGAGACGAAGGGCATCACCCCGAAATCCGCGGCAAAGAGCTGCTTGAGGCGGGCGATCACCGGCGACGACACCTCCGCCGGCCTTAATGTTCCGGCGTTGTAAAAATAGATCAACGGGCGGTTCTGAACCAAGAACCAGTATTGCTTGGCGATCTGGGTAAAGAACGGCTTCCACTTTGCCTGGTAGATGGCCTGCGCCGCCGCTTCGGTGTTGCTGAGATCGGGGCTGGTGCGAAAAGACACCGGGCTGGACGACTGACCCCAGGCCCAGGTGTCGTCGAACAAGGCGATCTTCACGCCGTCTGCGCCGGCCCGATCCAGCGCCTGCGACAGCATCCCCATTTGATTGGGGCTGGTGGTCAAGTCAGGGCCATAGGTGTTGACCAGAAAGAATTGCAACCCGGCCCAACGGGCGTCCAAAAGCTCGCGGTACCAATAACCAGCATTGCGGGGATTGTAATAATTGGCCGGCGCGGTTCCGAAACCGAACAGCGGATGGGCGGCGCGCATGCCGTGCGGGTGGGTGTTGGCCCAGTCGTTTCCACAGTTGACGCCGTTCGGACAGTCGCTGAAAAACATCAAGACGGCGCCCAGGTCGCGCGTCGATTTGCGCGTGCACGTCGGCAGCAACGGAATGTCGGCCTGCCAGGGATCGGAATAGACCAGCGCGCACGGCCGGTTGGCCTGCTGGCAAAGGGTGTGCACGACGTCGATCCTACGGACGTACTCGACGGTGCGCAATTGACCGGACCATTTGCTGACGGTGTCGGCGGGTGGTTCGCTGCCGTTGATCTGACAAAACGCCGCGCGTACGAACGCCTCCGGGCTGTTCCCCAGGTTGACGTCGATGGTGCTGGGCGCGCGGGTGCACGGCCCGACGAATTCGTCGCGAACCTGAAAATTTGGCTGCGCGGTGGGATCCGGCAGCGTCAGGTCCGCGCCGGCGTCGGCGGTGCCGGCGCCGCCCGTCCCCAACCCGCCCATGCCACCACCGGCGCCGGCCATCGGGGGCGGCGCCGTACCGAGACCGCCCAGTTCGCACGCTGACGGCGGCAGCCCGCTCAGCAAGCACAGCGGCAGCAACCGAACGCGCGATCCAAACGACGTCAGGGAAGGTCGATTCATAGCCCGGGAGAGTTTCAATATACCAGGCATCGCGTATCGAACCTCCCTTTCGATGACAACGGAGGGCAAGGACGTTGTGGCGCGCCGGGTTTTGCAACACTGCACCCGCTGGCACCCTTTGGCCGTCGCCCGCAGTATCTGTCTATCTGAAACAGTCAGAGCGCGACAAGCAAAAACGAAGTCAAAGACCAGCGTTGACTGACCGCAAAGGCCACTCGGTCAACTTTGGTTTTTGACCGAACCAAATCGTCGCCACGTTTGTTGCTCGTTGTTTGCCGGTCGGTTACGTGTGCCGAGAAAAGAGCCGGTAAATGTCCTTGGTTGACCACGATTTCCTTTGACGAAAATGGCTCGAAAGTCCGATCGTGAGCAGATGTACAGGGACGAATCGCGGTTAGCTGGGCGCTGCTGATCGGCATGGACACATCGCGATTCAATCCGCTTGGCGACGTGGTCTCCGTGGAAAAAACCACGCAGGGAGTTCTGCTGGGCGTGGGAGAAGAAAAATTCCGCGTTGACGTGTTGCGGGTTGATCTTTTGCGGCTGAAGATTTCTCAGGCCGGCCGCTTTGACGACAGCCCCACTTTCGCCGCCAGCTTTCAGGAGCCCAGCGCCCCGCCCTTTAAGTTGGACGAGACCGACGACACGCTGACTTTGGATACCGGGCGACTGAAGCTGGTGGTGGGGAAACAGCCGTTCACCGTCGACGCCTTCCGCGCGGACGGCTCGGTGATCTTTGAAGACAGCCGCGACGACGTCGGCAACGGCGGCTACCGCCAGCTTAATGATTCGTTCATGATCACCCGACGGATCGGTCCGCACGATTCGATCTACGGCCTGGGCGAAAAAACCGGCCACTTTGATCGCCGCGGGCGCACGTTCATTCTCTGGAACACCGACGTGCTGGCGCAAAACGTCCTGTCGACCAACCGCCTGCACGAGGCGGATCTGACTTTGAACGGGCGCAGCACCAACTTTGATCCGTACTATGCGTCGATCCCATTTTTCTATCACTGTCGCGCCAACAATGGCGACGCCAAGATGGCCGGCTTTTTCATCGACAATGGCTATAAAGCGAACGTCGACTTTTCCTCGCGCAATCAATACAGCTATCGTTTTGGCGGCGGGCAATATACCGAGTACGTCTTTGCTGGCCCGAACATGGCGGACATCCTGTCGGCCTATACGTTCGTCACCGGCCGGATGCAGGCGCCGCCGATGTGGGCGTTGGGCCATCACCAGTGCCGTTTCCACGATTACACCGACGAGCAGATCCTGGCCATCGGCCGCACTTACCGCGAACGCGACATCCCCTGCGACGTCCTGTGGCTGGACATCGGTTACATGGACGGCTACCGGGTGTTCACCTGGGACAAGACGAAATTCTGCGACGTCCCGGGCATGATCGAAAAGATGAAGGCGCACAAGCTGCGCCTGGTGACCATCGTCGATCCGGGCGTGAAGGCCGAAGTCGGCTACTCGGTCTTTGACGAGGGCCGCGCCCGCAACCTGTTCTGCAAGACCGAGGCGGGACAGCACTATGTCGGTCATGTCTGGCCGGGGCGGACGGTGTTCCCCGATTTCGTCAAGCCGGAAGCCCGCGGCTGGTGGAGCGAGCTGAACGCCGGCCACGTGCAAAACGGCATCGCCGGCATCTGGAACGACATGAACGAACCGGCCACCGCCGACGTCGAGCCGTTCGCCATGCGCTTCGACCGCGACGGCGCCAACCACCCGCACGAGCGTTATCACAATCAGTACGCCCTGCTGATGGCCATGGCCACCCACCAGGGAATGCGCACCGCCCAACCGCACGTGCGGCCCTTCATTCTCAGTCGGGCCGGGTTCGCCGGCATCCAGCGCTATGCCGCGCAGTGGTTGGGCGACAATTGCTCGGACTGGAACCACCTGCAGATGAGCGTGCCGATGTCGATGGGTATGGGCATCTCCGGCCAGCCGTTCATCGGCGGCGACATCCCCGGTTTTTCGTCGACGCCGACGCCGGAGCTGGCGGTGCGCTGGACCCAGTACGGCGCGCTGACCCCGTTCTGTCGCTTTCACAACGAAGCCGGGGAGCCCGATCAATATCCCTGGTCGTTCGGCCCCGGCGTGGAGAAGCGCAGCCGCGCGGCGCTGGACCTGCGCTATCGCTTGCTGCCGTACATCTACAGCGCGTTCATGCGCGCAAGCGAAACCGGCGAGCCGGTGCAGCGGCCGTTTGTCTACGATTTTCAAAATGACCGCCACGCCCGCGAGACCGAGGACGCCTATCTTTTCGGCGACGCCCTGCTGGTGGCGCCGGTGCTGGGTCTCGGCCACACCGCGCGCCACGTTTACCTGCCGCAAGGGACCTGGATCGATTGGTACACCGGCGAAAAACATCCCGGCGGACAGTTCATCACCGCGGCGGCGCCGCTGGATCGCATCCCGCTGTTTGCCCGCGGCGGACGCGTCATCCCCGGCTATTCCACGACACCTCGCTCGACCATGGATCACCACCCCGATCGGCTGGAGCTGCGGGTGGTGGTCCCCGACGAGGATGGCGAGTTCTACTCTTGCCTGCACGAAGACGACGGCCTGACCGACGCCCATCTGTCGGGCGCCTTCCTGCGCACCACCTTCTGCCTGGCTCGGCAAGGCGATCGCGTGCGGGTGAATGCCAAGGTCACCGGCAACGGCTATCCCGAGTTTCGCCGCCGCCTGTTTCGCCTGACGTTCCTTGGTTGCCGCCCCGACAAGCTGGCCCTGGGCGGCGGCGAGCTGCGCACCAGCGACGGCAGCCTGGAGTTCGACAACCACGGCGAAGACTTCGAGCTGACCTTCGCCGCCGCGGTGGCGTCGTCACCGCTGGCCTCGCTCGCGGCACGGTGACGGCGGCGATGACGCAGCCGATGCGATCAATCGCGCCGGGAAGACTTCGGTTGCAGAAGCTCGTTGGCGAAGCGGGGCGGGACCACGCGGCCAGGCGATTTGTCGCCGGCGCGCTGGGCGTCGATGCACTCCTTGGCGGTCATCAGCACCTCGCGCACGTCGAAGCCGATGTGTTCGACGCCCTCGGCGGCGCCGATCGGCCGCGGCCAGTTGCAGTGCGCCAGCACGTAGACGTCGCGGCGCACGCGCACCTTGGCCCGCTTGAGCCCGGCCAGAAGCGGCGTCACCAGGTTGTCGTCGGTGACGAACACGGCGTCGGGGCGATCGTCGCGACCGAACAAAAGCTCGGTGATGCCTTCGCAGCCGACCGGGGCCACGTGCAGCGCCCACAAGCGGTTCTTGTCGAAGCCACGCTTGAGCAAATATTCTTGCGTGCGCTCCAGGTTGGGCGCGTGCGGGGACAGCACGGCGATGCGTTTGCCCTTCTGCAAAAGGCGGGAGCAGGCGCGTTCGATGAGGCCGGTGAAATCCAGGCTCAGCAGCGCGGCATGGGGCAGTGGCGCCCAGATCGCCACCCGCGGCAGCCCCGGCGCCTGCAGGGCCGGCAGCAAATACGTAGTCGCCGAGTTCATCAGCAACAGGCCCGCCACGCTGTTGTGCGCGACGGCGTCGCACAACACCTGATAGGCGGGATTGTTGGCGCGGCCGTCGATGCCCACCAGCGGAAGCACCTCGCCGGGAATGCCGGTCTCGCCCTTTTGGATCAGCTCCAGGATGGTGGCCAGAAAGCTGGTCCATTCGATCGAGCCCGGCTGTTCGCTGGTGACCCACAGGTATCGATTGTGGTGCGGGAAGATCTTGGCCACGAAGATGCCGCGCGTGCCGTCGACGGTGATGAGACCTTCGGTGCGCAGCTCTTTCAGGGCCCGGGCCACGGTGGGGCGGGTGACGCCGAACTGTTCGATCAAGGCGTCGTACGTGGGCAGCTTGGCGCCGTGGGCACGCGCCCCCGACAAGATTTCGTTGCGCAAAACCTGAACAATCTGCTCAGCCTTACGAGACGGCATGCACGGGCACCAAGGTGGCTTCCTATACCACGACCTTCCACGTTCTTCGTAATGGCGGATACTCAGCACGAGGACGCTTGATGGCGACGGTGGACGATCTCGGCGAAGGTAACCCCGACAGCGACGGTGGCGAACAATGGCGCGGGTAGTTCTGCGGAACGTTCAAAAGACCTATACCGGCGGCGGCACGGCGGCGGTGCGCGATTTCAACCTGGACATCGCCGACGGTGAATTCGTGGTCTTCGTCGGACCGTCCGGCTGCGGAAAATCCACCACCCTGCGCTGTATCGCCGGCCTGGAAGAGGTCACCGGCGGCACCATCCAGATCGGCGGGCGGGTGGTGAACGACGTGCAGCCGAAGGACCGCGACATCGCCATGGTCTTTCAGAACTACGCTCTTTATCCGCACATGACGGTGGCCCAGAACATGGCCTTCGCCCTCAAGATCCGCAAAGTGCCCCGGCCGGACATCGCCCAGGCGGTGGATCGGGCGGCGCGCATCCTGGGCATCGACAAGATCCTGACCCGCAAGCCCAAGACATTGTCGGGCGGTCAGCGCCAGCGGGTGGCCCTGGGGCGGGCCATCGTGCGCAACCCCAAGTGCTTCCTGTTCGACGAACCGCTGTCGAATTTGGACGCCAAGCTGCGCGGCGAGATGCGCGCCGAGATCAAGCGCCTGCACCTTGATCTGAAGAGCACCACCATCTACGTCACCCACGATCAGGAAGAAGCGATGACCCTGGGCGATCGGGTGGTGGTGATGAAAGACGGCCTGATTCAGCAGTGTGGGGCGCCGCTGGAGGTCTATCAGCGCCCGATCAACCGCTTCGTCGCCGGTTTCGTCGGCACGCCGGCGATGAATTTCTTCACCGGCAAGGTGGCCAGCGACGACGGACGGCTGTGGTTCGACGAAGGCACCGGCCGCCTGGCCATCCCGGCCTGGGCCACGGACGCCTTGCACGAGCGGATCGGCCAAGAGGTGGTCCTGGGCGCGCGCCCGCAAACCATCAGCGACGCGCCTTTCGCCGTCAACGGCTTCGCGGGCAATGGTCACGCGGACAATGGCGCCGCCAACGTCCTGCCCATGAAGGTCGAGGTCGTCGAACCACTGGGCGACAAGATGGACGTCTATCTTTCCACCAAGACCCACCACCACGTCATCGCCCGCGTCGAGGCCAGCCGACCGCTGACACCGGATCAGACCATCGCGGCGCATTTTGATCTGGACCGGCTGCACTTCTTCGAGCCGAACGAGACGGGCGCGGTGCTGGCGACGGCGCCGCGAGCGTCGTCGGCTCCCGCCTAAGAAAATGCAATCCGCCCAGGCGTAGCCGGCGCAGGCCTCAAGATCGATCCCCGACGCCTACCACCACATCGTGGCGGACAACGAGATCATGTCGCGGTCGGGCTTGATGGAGGGATCGAGTTCGGCCGGGTAGCCGCTGCGCACGATCACGTTCGAGCGGTAAATAAAGCGCGAGTATTGCAGGACCACCTGATCGTGGGCTTGCCACTTTGAACGGAAGATCAGGCGCGGGGAGACGATCGAAAACGACTGCTTGCTGTCGTTCGAGTCGGGCATCACCTCGTCGAAACGGAACGAGGCGGCCAGCCAGGACAGCAAGCTATAGCCAGCCTCGGCGCCGAACTTGCGCTTGGTGACGCCGTCATATTTCGAGCTGGTGATGATGTTGACGCCCTTGTCGTCGCTGGTCACCCGGGTCTGCATGCCGAACAGGCTCAGCACCAGATCCGGCGTCTCGCCGGTGAAAACATTGGGATAGCGCAGGATGCTTTGCAGGCTGACGTCGTATTGAAAGGCCAGGGTGGTCAGTGTGCCGGTGCCGTTGCTGTTGGGGCCGAGGTAATTGTTGATCAGGCCCTGGCCGCCGCCGGTGTTCATGATCTCCAGGATCCGGCCCACTGAGCCCACGTTGGTGGCGGAGGCGCGCGCGGCGGCGAAGTACAGGTGGCCGAGGTTGCCGGTGGTCAAACGAATGTCGGTGCCAAGAACGGTCATCTTGCCGTCGGGTCGAGTTGACTGCGACGCGCGATCGTCCTGGGTCCAGGCGAACAGATAGTGAAACCCGACCGTGGCGGTGCTGAGGTACGCCACCCCGGCGTGCAAGTGATTGACGAACCCGCTGCCTTCATTGGGATTGCCAAAGTTGTTCCATCCGGACGGCAACACGTCGTTGGGGAATTTGTCGAACTGGCCCAGAAAACCCTGCTCGACCTGGATGACGGTGTTGCCCAGTCCGACCTTGGCGATGATGTTCTCGCCCACGCCGTTCAGGCGAGCGATGGCCGGCGTTCCATAGCGGCCTTCGTCGTATTCGCCCATCACGCCGTACCGGTTGGTGAAGGCGCCGACGTCGATGTCCAGGTGGACGTTGCGGGCCAGGTGGGGCAGACGGAAATTGACGAAGGCGTCGCTGATCCCCGACTGATCGGGTGGGTTGTAAAAGCTGGCGGCGGTGGTGGCGGTGCGCGACAGCAGGACGACGTTGCCGGTGACCTCCTGGTTGCCGTACGAAAAATTGAGCTGGGTGTAAGGCTGCGGAACGATCGAGGTGTAGGTGAACGAATCACGGTAGTCGGGCGTCACGGGCGGGGCGTGCAAGACCTCCTTGTGCTGCTCGGTGGTGGCCACGCCGGCCCGGGTGTTGAGGCCGACCCGCAACGGCATGGTGAGAAAGCCGTGAAAGTCGAAGCGCCACTCGGCGTCGTCGGGTGCCCGCTGGCCGTAGGCGGGCGTCAGGCCGCCGGGCAGCGCGCCCACCTGCGGCGTGCCAGGAGCCAGGCCGAGCGAGATGGACTGCCGAGCGTCGTCCTTGCTGGCCGGCGGGGTGCTGTCGTCCGCCGCCCGAGCCGGCAACGACGGCAAGAACAAGCACGCGCCGGCAATGACGCCCCACCAGCAAAAGCTGTGTCTCATTTGGAACCTGCTTTCTGTTCCCGCTTTGGCATTTTCACGATGACAGTCCCCGTTCGTATCCGCATGGCCGTTACCACCACAACCCGAAAGTCAGTGCGTACATGGTCGAATCCAGCTGCCCGCGCGTAAAGTCGTTGGGGAACTCCGAGTGGGTGTGCTCACCGTAGAACCAATGCGTGTAAGACAGCGTCACTTGTTCGTGGCTTAACCAATCACTCTTGAAGATCAGCTTGGGGCTGATGACAGTGAACGACTCTTCGCTGTCCTTTGAATTGGGGGCCACCCGATCGCCGCGCATGGACAGCGTCAGCCAGGACAACCAGCGGTAGGTGACCTCGGCGCCGAACTTCAGCATCTTCTTGCCGTCGACGTCGGGGTCCTTGCTGGTCAGCCGGGCATAGTCGAGGAAAAAGCTGGTGATGAACTCCGGGCCGTTCTGGCCGATGTCCACCGGGTAACGAAGCAGGCGGCCCCAGGACAGGTTGTATTCCAGGCCGGTCAGCAACATGGTTCCGGTGCCGCCACCCTGCGGGCCGAAAAATCTCTTGGTCATCTGCTCGCCGTTGAAGGCGCCAAAGAAGTTCAACCCGGTCAGCAAGGCCGCGTAGTGCGCGTCGGCGTAGGACACCGCGGCGGCAAAGTTGCCGAGATAGTTGTCGATCATCCGGATGTCGCCGCCCACCACATCCATGCGCGGGTCCGGGCGGTGCGATTCATCGACAAAGGGCGTGCGCGGATCGTCGGTCTGATCGCGCTCGTCCTGAGCCCAGTTGGTCATGTAGTGCAGCCCCAGCACCAGCGGGACAATTCCGTGGCGGGCCACACCAGCGTGCAGGTGGTGAACCCAGCTCGAGGGAATCGACGAGTTAAAGGCGGTGTCGATGCTGATGATCGGCTCCATGCCGACGGGCGTCTTGCCGAGCCGGCCCATGAGGCCGTCTTCCAGAAAGACGGTGTACTTGCTGTTCAGATCGTATTGACCGGTCAGGGTCTCGCCCACGCCGAAGGGGCTGCCGATGATGGGTGCGTTGTAATGACCGACGTCGTACTGGCCCAGGCCGCCGTAGGTGTTGCTGAACGCGCCGACACTCCACTTCAAATTGAGGCGGCCGACCGGAATCTTGAAAGACAGGTACGCCTCTTGAAAAAGATTCTGACTGCCGAGGGGCGTCCAGTCAGAGCCGGCGGCCGGCTTCCAGGTGCTGATCTTCACGTGCGAGGTGACAAAGTTGTTGCCGTACTCGAACGTCAAATCCACCCAACTGCCCTGCGGGACATTGGTGCCGTTGAACATGCCGTAGGCGTCGACGATGCGCGGGTAGGTGTGCAGCGTGGTGACGTGCTGGTCCGCGGTGGCGTACTCGCGCGAGCCCTGCCCGACCCGCAAGGACGCGCTCATGTAGCCCCAGAAGTTGAACACCCAGTCATCGGTTGGGGCCGGCGCGCTGAACGGAATGGTCAGCCCGCCGGGAATACTGGGCGTCAGCGGCGCATAGGGCGACAAGCCGAGGCCGATGGCCGTGCGGTAACCAGGTATATAGCCAGCCGGCGGCGCCGGTTTCTTGTCGGCGGTGGCCTCGGACTTGGGCGCCTCCAATTTCAGCGGCGTCCCCGCCGCCGCCTCCGGCTTGACGGCGTCTTTGGAGGCAGCGTCGACCTTGTTCTCGTCGGCGGTGGTGGCGTTCGGTTTGGAGGCGTCGGCCTCCGCCGCGCGCGCCACGGCAGAGCTGACCGCCAGCAAGACGGCCGCCCCCGCGCACAGCCGCCGCGCCCTATTTCTTAACGCGATAGAAAGTGACATTGTCGAAAAAGGAATCAGCCCAGCCCAGGTTCGTACCGAAGGCGATGGTGTCGAGGGACTTCAGATCCATGTACTGGGCCCGTTTGCCAAAGCCGACCTGGCTGAACTGCGAGAACGGCAGCGCGTAAAACTTCCAATCGGGCGACAATTGAATGACCGTCGTCCAGCCGTCCTGGCAACGGTCGTCGCGGGAGGGCGGCGGGGTGTCGCCCTCGTTCCAGCAGTACTCGCCGCTCTCGTCGGCGGCGGGAAACGAGTAGGGCCGGCAGTCCTTGCCGTCAAAATCGGGATCGATGTACGTGGTGGGGCTGGTACAGGCGCTGACCCCGCACCGTGGGTACATCAGATCCAACTCTGAATCGATGGCCACCAGCGGCAGAGGACCCTGCGCTGGATCGAAGCAGCGGTAAATGGGAGTGGGCGACGTTGGATCGACGGTCGGTGAACATGGCGCGCCGCTCAGACACTTGGTGTGACACTCGCGGATGCGGCGACAGTACTTTTGATTCTCGCGCGCCAACCGACTGCTGGTGAACTTGTCCGTCAAGATCACCTGCAATTGATCGGATCCCTCCGGGCCGCGGCGGGCCCAGAAGGCGACGCCGTCATAGCTGGCGACATCGAAAAA
This window of the Polyangia bacterium genome carries:
- a CDS encoding extracellular solute-binding protein codes for the protein MSTGFVSRAGLALALALAGGALYFGLRADRPSSDGREPLVFYAGWMAGDDIYGAAHRFEQLHPEYKVTVTTSAAQDETGDAQRLLLGIAGGVPPDVVFFDRFAVGEWAAKSALQDLTPFIEGQAAADPNRIELGDYYPWAVAEASFRPPGSTAPPRLYGIPTIADARMMFTNLDLLHQEGLVDAHGEPRLPASWEELRAYGRRLSRYRLPGKPDSGLLRLGFAPAFGDSYLYMFAFEAGGHLLSADGLHATMDSPPVVRALRFMTDIYDDLGGVEQANAFQQSFQAGPLDPFIRGQVAMKIDGNWYLETLGDWKPDMNVAVTPAPLPADEAAKGRGPVTWASGWALVIPSTSRHKKGAFELIRYLRTWNVVDRLEQSKRERKQNEGRLYLPNVDANRTYTDKLFRENIFDNPAIPKAFQAAYRTTQSLLENPFIRPVTPVGQLLWRQQVRAYEAAVGHKYAAQARATGADETKLALQIMQEPVQRQLDQLSRPPPPHVVDWRPYLGTYAMVVVGLLVAVVIFSHRRRRSHGYRMRETGAALFFASPWLIGFVVLTGGPIIFSIVLSFTRYDVLTEARYVGLANYHDVFADPVFYKSLLNTAFMILRVPILMAAGLAMALLLNSGVRAMGVYRTGLYLPVTMPVVASCLLWTWIFNARTSFLNQALRFCFDTVPARAFEWVISRFTAHPFHLDAPLWLQDPRFSKMALIVMGVWSVGGSMVIWLAGLQSIPKQLYEAANIDGCGPLRRFWHITLPMLSPYILFNSIVGLIGTMQIFTEAYIMTAGGPLDSTLFYAYYLFRQAFQYFRMGYASALAWILFLAVLALTLIQLRLSKRWVHYDQT
- a CDS encoding DUF5010 domain-containing protein, which translates into the protein MNRPSLTSFGSRVRLLPLCLLSGLPPSACELGGLGTAPPPMAGAGGGMGGLGTGGAGTADAGADLTLPDPTAQPNFQVRDEFVGPCTRAPSTIDVNLGNSPEAFVRAAFCQINGSEPPADTVSKWSGQLRTVEYVRRIDVVHTLCQQANRPCALVYSDPWQADIPLLPTCTRKSTRDLGAVLMFFSDCPNGVNCGNDWANTHPHGMRAAHPLFGFGTAPANYYNPRNAGYWYRELLDARWAGLQFFLVNTYGPDLTTSPNQMGMLSQALDRAGADGVKIALFDDTWAWGQSSSPVSFRTSPDLSNTEAAAQAIYQAKWKPFFTQIAKQYWFLVQNRPLIYFYNAGTLRPAEVSSPVIARLKQLFAADFGVMPFVSVDNAFFADPNMKNVADAQFTWDTLKNGASRSTLNGFILDHYMVKWDPVGRDKPGVVATAADRVLKGTSLLSARLASSADAQMVVIATWNDLGEGTGIERNYDYYMAGAWQPPTAFMSLTRAAQCSD
- a CDS encoding glycoside hydrolase family 31 protein → MDTSRFNPLGDVVSVEKTTQGVLLGVGEEKFRVDVLRVDLLRLKISQAGRFDDSPTFAASFQEPSAPPFKLDETDDTLTLDTGRLKLVVGKQPFTVDAFRADGSVIFEDSRDDVGNGGYRQLNDSFMITRRIGPHDSIYGLGEKTGHFDRRGRTFILWNTDVLAQNVLSTNRLHEADLTLNGRSTNFDPYYASIPFFYHCRANNGDAKMAGFFIDNGYKANVDFSSRNQYSYRFGGGQYTEYVFAGPNMADILSAYTFVTGRMQAPPMWALGHHQCRFHDYTDEQILAIGRTYRERDIPCDVLWLDIGYMDGYRVFTWDKTKFCDVPGMIEKMKAHKLRLVTIVDPGVKAEVGYSVFDEGRARNLFCKTEAGQHYVGHVWPGRTVFPDFVKPEARGWWSELNAGHVQNGIAGIWNDMNEPATADVEPFAMRFDRDGANHPHERYHNQYALLMAMATHQGMRTAQPHVRPFILSRAGFAGIQRYAAQWLGDNCSDWNHLQMSVPMSMGMGISGQPFIGGDIPGFSSTPTPELAVRWTQYGALTPFCRFHNEAGEPDQYPWSFGPGVEKRSRAALDLRYRLLPYIYSAFMRASETGEPVQRPFVYDFQNDRHARETEDAYLFGDALLVAPVLGLGHTARHVYLPQGTWIDWYTGEKHPGGQFITAAAPLDRIPLFARGGRVIPGYSTTPRSTMDHHPDRLELRVVVPDEDGEFYSCLHEDDGLTDAHLSGAFLRTTFCLARQGDRVRVNAKVTGNGYPEFRRRLFRLTFLGCRPDKLALGGGELRTSDGSLEFDNHGEDFELTFAAAVASSPLASLAAR
- a CDS encoding GntR family transcriptional regulator; translation: MPSRKAEQIVQVLRNEILSGARAHGAKLPTYDALIEQFGVTRPTVARALKELRTEGLITVDGTRGIFVAKIFPHHNRYLWVTSEQPGSIEWTSFLATILELIQKGETGIPGEVLPLVGIDGRANNPAYQVLCDAVAHNSVAGLLLMNSATTYLLPALQAPGLPRVAIWAPLPHAALLSLDFTGLIERACSRLLQKGKRIAVLSPHAPNLERTQEYLLKRGFDKNRLWALHVAPVGCEGITELLFGRDDRPDAVFVTDDNLVTPLLAGLKRAKVRVRRDVYVLAHCNWPRPIGAAEGVEHIGFDVREVLMTAKECIDAQRAGDKSPGRVVPPRFANELLQPKSSRRD
- the ugpC gene encoding sn-glycerol-3-phosphate ABC transporter ATP-binding protein UgpC; its protein translation is MARVVLRNVQKTYTGGGTAAVRDFNLDIADGEFVVFVGPSGCGKSTTLRCIAGLEEVTGGTIQIGGRVVNDVQPKDRDIAMVFQNYALYPHMTVAQNMAFALKIRKVPRPDIAQAVDRAARILGIDKILTRKPKTLSGGQRQRVALGRAIVRNPKCFLFDEPLSNLDAKLRGEMRAEIKRLHLDLKSTTIYVTHDQEEAMTLGDRVVVMKDGLIQQCGAPLEVYQRPINRFVAGFVGTPAMNFFTGKVASDDGRLWFDEGTGRLAIPAWATDALHERIGQEVVLGARPQTISDAPFAVNGFAGNGHADNGAANVLPMKVEVVEPLGDKMDVYLSTKTHHHVIARVEASRPLTPDQTIAAHFDLDRLHFFEPNETGAVLATAPRASSAPA